One Saimiri boliviensis isolate mSaiBol1 chromosome 17, mSaiBol1.pri, whole genome shotgun sequence genomic window carries:
- the DHRS11 gene encoding dehydrogenase/reductase SDR family member 11 isoform X1 produces the protein MRRVAEGLGVESQSEVGRDAGGSRRRSDAAGSAAAAGKRPGVSSSTRVPGSPSEASGRRCPMARPGMERWRDRLALVTGASVGIGAAVARALVQQGLKVVGCARTVGNIEELAAECKSAGYPGTLIPYRCDLSNEEDILAMFSAIRSQHSGVDICINNAGLGRPDSLLSGSTSGWKEMLNVNVLALSICTREAYQSMKERNVDDGHIININSMSGHRVVPQSVTHFYSATKYAVTALTEGLRQELREAQTHIRATCISPGFVETQFAFRLHDKDPEKAAATYEHIKCLQPEDVTEAVIYVLSTPPHVQIGDIQMRPTEQVT, from the exons ATGCGGCGGGTCGCCGAGGGCCTGGGGGTGGAGTCCCAGTCGGAGGTGGGCCGGGACGCCGGCGGTTCGCGGCGCAGGTCGGACGCTGCCGGGTCGGCTGCGGCGGCCGGAAAGCGGCCGGGCGTCAGTTCCTCGACCCGGGTGCCGGGCTCGCCCAGCGAGGCGAGCGGGCGGCGCTGCCCCATGGCCAGACCCGGCATGGAGCGGTGGCGCGACCGGCTGGCGCTGGTGACGGGAGCCTCAGTGGGCATTGGCGCGGCCGTGGCCCGGGCCCTGGTCCAGCAGGGACTGAAGGTGGTGGGCTGCGCCCGCACCGTGGGCAACATCGAG GAGCTGGCTGCTGAATGTAAGAGTGCAGGCTACCCCGGGACTTTGATCCCCTACAGATGTGACCTGTCAAATGAGGAGGACATCCTCGCCATGTTCTCGGCTATCCGTTCTCAGCACAGTGGCGTAGACATCTGCATCAACAATGCCGGCTTGGGCCGGCCTGACTCCCTGCTCTCAGGCAGCACCAGCGGTTGGAAGGAGATGCTCAAT GTGAACGTGCTGGCCCTCAGCATCTGCACACGGGAAGCCTACCAGTCCATGAAGGAGCGGAATGTGGACGATGGGCACATCATTAACATCAATAG CATGTCTGGCCACCGAGTGGTCCCCCAGTCTGTGACCCACTTCTATAGTGCCACCAAGTATGCCGTCACTGCGCTGACAGAGGGACTGAGGCAAGAGCTTCGGGAGGCTCAGACCCACATCCGAGCCACG TGCATCTCTCCAGGTTTTGTGGAAACACAGTTCGCCTTCAGACTCCACGACAAGGACCCTGAGAAGGCAGCTGCCACCTATGAGCACATAAAG TGTCTCCAACCCGAGGATGTGACCGAGGCTGTTATCTACGTCCTCAGCACCCCCCCACATGTCCAG ATCGGAGACATCCAGATGAGGCCCACGGAGCAGGTGACCTAG
- the DHRS11 gene encoding dehydrogenase/reductase SDR family member 11 isoform X2: MRRVAEGLGVESQSEVGRDAGGSRRRSDAAGSAAAAGKRPGVSSSTRVPGSPSEASGRRCPMARPGMERWRDRLALVTGASVGIGAAVARALVQQGLKVVGCARTVGNIEELAAECKSAGYPGTLIPYRCDLSNEEDILAMFSAIRSQHSGVDICINNAGLGRPDSLLSGSTSGWKEMLNVNVLALSICTREAYQSMKERNVDDGHIININSMSGHRVVPQSVTHFYSATKYAVTALTEGLRQELREAQTHIRATCLQPEDVTEAVIYVLSTPPHVQIGDIQMRPTEQVT, encoded by the exons ATGCGGCGGGTCGCCGAGGGCCTGGGGGTGGAGTCCCAGTCGGAGGTGGGCCGGGACGCCGGCGGTTCGCGGCGCAGGTCGGACGCTGCCGGGTCGGCTGCGGCGGCCGGAAAGCGGCCGGGCGTCAGTTCCTCGACCCGGGTGCCGGGCTCGCCCAGCGAGGCGAGCGGGCGGCGCTGCCCCATGGCCAGACCCGGCATGGAGCGGTGGCGCGACCGGCTGGCGCTGGTGACGGGAGCCTCAGTGGGCATTGGCGCGGCCGTGGCCCGGGCCCTGGTCCAGCAGGGACTGAAGGTGGTGGGCTGCGCCCGCACCGTGGGCAACATCGAG GAGCTGGCTGCTGAATGTAAGAGTGCAGGCTACCCCGGGACTTTGATCCCCTACAGATGTGACCTGTCAAATGAGGAGGACATCCTCGCCATGTTCTCGGCTATCCGTTCTCAGCACAGTGGCGTAGACATCTGCATCAACAATGCCGGCTTGGGCCGGCCTGACTCCCTGCTCTCAGGCAGCACCAGCGGTTGGAAGGAGATGCTCAAT GTGAACGTGCTGGCCCTCAGCATCTGCACACGGGAAGCCTACCAGTCCATGAAGGAGCGGAATGTGGACGATGGGCACATCATTAACATCAATAG CATGTCTGGCCACCGAGTGGTCCCCCAGTCTGTGACCCACTTCTATAGTGCCACCAAGTATGCCGTCACTGCGCTGACAGAGGGACTGAGGCAAGAGCTTCGGGAGGCTCAGACCCACATCCGAGCCACG TGTCTCCAACCCGAGGATGTGACCGAGGCTGTTATCTACGTCCTCAGCACCCCCCCACATGTCCAG ATCGGAGACATCCAGATGAGGCCCACGGAGCAGGTGACCTAG